From Coffea arabica cultivar ET-39 chromosome 9c, Coffea Arabica ET-39 HiFi, whole genome shotgun sequence, one genomic window encodes:
- the LOC113708654 gene encoding 5-oxoprolinase 1 isoform X2, giving the protein MGSVAREKLRFCIDRGGTFTDVYAEIPGHSEGRVMKLLSVDPSNYDDAPVEGIRRILEEYTGEKLSRSSKVPTDKIEWIRMGTTVATNALLERKGERIALCVTQGFRDLLQIGNQARPNIFDLTVSKPSNLYEEVIEVDERVELVPDDQKITPDSSAYIIKGISGELVKVTKPLNEEALRPLLESLLKKGISCLAVVLMHSYTYPDHEVFVERLALSLGFRHVSLSSALTPMVRAVPRGLTASVDAYLTPVIKEYLSGFMSKFDEGLGKLNVLFMQSDGGLAPESRFSGHKALLSGPAGGVVGYTQTLYGLETDKPLIGFDMGGTSTDVSRYAGNYEQVIETQIAGAIIQAPQLDINTVAAGGGSKLKFQFGAFRVGPESVGAHPGPVCYRKGGELAVTDANLILGYVIPNYFPSIFGPNEDQPLDINATRAAFEKLAKQINSYRKSQDSSAKDMTVEEIALGFVKVANETMCRPIRQLTEMKGHETSNHALACFGGAGPQHACAIARSLGMKEVLIHRFCGILSAYGMGLADVVEEAQEPYSAVYGPESLLEVSSREANLLKQVKQKLQEQGFREGNIKTEEYLNLRYEGTDTAIMVKSPVNEDGSRGDYAVEFVKLFQREYGFKLQNRNIHICDVRVRGIGVTNILKPRALDAAMRTPQVGGYYKVYFGDGWQDTPLLKLEELGCGHVIPGPAIIINGNSTVIVEPKCKALITKYGNIKIEIESTSAGNKASGNVADVVQLSIFNNRFMGIAEQMGRTLQRTSISTNIKERLDFSCALFGPDGGLVANAPHVPVHLGAMSSSVRWQLKYWGNDLHEGDVLVTNHPSAGGSHLPDITVITPVFDKEKLVFFVASRGHHAEIGGITPGSMPPFSKAIWEEGAAIKAFKLVEKGIFQEEGINKLLKFPGTDGSAYNIPGTRRLQDNLSDLHAQVAANQRGISLIKELIEQYGLETVQAYMSYVQHNAEEAVREMLKSIASSVVSESTKSKEGDSVTIEEEDYMDDGSVIHLKLTIDGKKGEAFFDFSGTSPEVCGNWNAPEAVTAAAVIYCLRCLVNVDIPLNQGCLAPVKIYIPPGSFLSPSDKAAVVGGNVLTSQRVTDVILAAFQACACSQGCMNNLTFGDDTFGYYETIGGGSGAGASWDGTSGVQCHMTNTRMTDPEIFEQRYPVFLHQFGLRENSGGAGLHRGGDGLVREIEFRRPVVMSILSERRVHAPRGLKGGKDGARGANFLVTKDKRRVFLGGKNTVQVHAGEILQIFTPGGGGWGSV; this is encoded by the coding sequence ATGGGAAGCGTTGCCAGAGAGAAACTTAGGTTCTGCATTGACAGAGGTGGGACATTCACTGATGTTTATGCAGAAATTCCTGGACACTCTGAAGGCCGAGTTATGAAATTGTTGTCGGTTGATCCATCTAACTATGATGATGCTCCTGTTGAAGGAATTAGGAGGATACTGGAAGAATATACTGGGGAAAAACTTTCACGAAGCTCAAAAGTTCCCACAGATAAGATAGAGTGGATAAGAATGGGAACCACTGTAGCAACAAATGCTTTGTTGGAGAGAAAAGGGGAACGAATTGCGCTATGTGTCACTCAGGGCTTTCGGGATCTGCTGCAGATTGGCAACCAGGCCCGTCCCAATATCTTTGACCTCACTGTATCAAAACCTTCAAATCTTTATGAAGAGGTCATAGAAGTTGATGAGAGAGTTGAACTTGTGCCTGACGATCAGAAAATAACTCCAGATTCTTCTGCATATATAATTAAAGGCATTTCAGGCGAGCTTGTCAAGGTTACGAAGCCCCTAAATGAGGAAGCTCTAAGGCCTTTGCTCGAAAGTTTGTTGAAGAAAGGCATCAGTTGCTTAGCTGTTGTTTTAATGCATTCTTACACTTACCCTGACCATGAAGTTTTTGTGGAGCGGTTGGCTTTGAGTTTGGGTTTCAGGCATGTTTCCTTGTCATCTGCTTTGACTCCTATGGTTCGAGCTGTTCCTCGGGGTCTCACTGCCAGTGTGGATGCCTATCTTACTCCTGTTATTAAAGAGTATTTATCAGGATTTATGTCCAAATTTGATGAGGGTCTGGGGAAGTTGAATGTTTTGTTCATGCAATCAGATGGAGGACTTGCACCTGAAAGTAGATTTTCAGGCCACAAAGCACTTTTGTCAGGTCCTGCAGGTGGTGTAGTTGGCTACACACAAACTCTTTATGGGCTTGAAACAGATAAGCCGCTCATTGGTTTTGATATGGGTGGTACATCCACTGATGTAAGCCGATATGCTGGTAATTATGAGCAAGTCATCGAAACACAGATTGCTGGAGCAATAATCCAAGCACCTCAGCTTGACATAAACACTGTTGCTGCTGGCGGGGGATCTAAACTGAAGTTCCAATTTGGAGCTTTCAGAGTAGGACCAGAATCTGTGGGTGCACATCCAGGACCTGTTTGCTACAGGAAAGGTGGGGAGTTAGCTGTGACAGATGCAAATCTTATTCTGGGGTATGTGATTCCCAATTATTTCCcatcaatttttggtccaaatgaAGATCAGCCATTAGATATTAATGCAACTAGAGCTGCATTTGAGAAACTTGCAAAACAAATTAACTCGTACCGCAAGAGCCAGGATTCATCAGCAAAGGATATGACAGTGGAGGAGATTGCACTGGGATTTGTTAAGGTTGCCAATGAAACCATGTGCCGTCCAATACGGCAATTGACTGAGATGAAGGGCCATGAGACAAGTAACCATGCTCTTGCTTGTTTTGGAGGTGCTGGACCCCAGCATGCGTGTGCAATTGCTAGATCACTGGGTATGAAGGAAGTGCTTATTCACCGTTTCTGTGGGATTTTGAGTGCATATGGGATGGGGTTGGCAGATGTTGTAGAGGAGGCACAGGAGCCCTATTCTGCTGTTTATGGCCCTGAGTCCTTGCTGGAGGTCTCTAGCCGAGAAGCTAATTTGTTGAAGCAGGTAAAACAGAAATTGCAAGAGCAAGGATTTAGAGAGGGAAATATAAAAACAGAAGAATATCTCAATTTAAGGTATGAAGGGACCGATACTGCGATCATGGTAAAGAGCCCTGTTAATGAAGATGGATCGAGAGGTGATTATGCTGTTGAATTTGTTAAGTTATTCCAACGAGAATATGGATTTAAACTTCAAAACAGAAATATCCATATATGTGATGTAAGAGTTCGTGGTATTGGAGTCACCAATATATTGAAGCCACGGGCCCTGGATGCTGCCATGAGGACCCCTCAAGTTGGAGGTTACTACAAGGTTTATTTTGGTGATGGTTGGCAGGATACACCCTTGTTGAAACTTGAGGAGCTAGGCTGTGGCCATGTCATTCCTGGCCCAGCAATCATTATAAATGGCAATAGCACTGTGATTGTGGAGCCCAAGTGCAAGGCACTGATTACAAAGTATGGCAACATCAAAATTGAGATAGAATCAACTTCAGCTGGGAATAAAGCATCCGGAAATGTTGCAGATGTTGTGCAGCTGTCAATCTTCAATAACAGGTTTATGGGGATAGCTGAACAGATGGGACGGACACTACAGAGAACTTCCATCTCAACAAATATTAAGGAACGTCTAGATTTCTCCTGTGCTCTATTTGGTCCTGACGGGGGTCTTGTTGCGAACGCCCCTCATGTCCCTGTCCATTTGGGAGCTATGTCCAGCAGTGTCCGGTGGCAGTTGAAGTACTGGGGCAATGATTTGCACGAAGGAGATGTTCTGGTTACTAACCATCCTTCTGCTGGTGGTAGCCACCTACCTGATATTACTGTTATCACGCCTGTTTTTGACAAAGAGAAGTTGGTATTCTTTGTGGCAAGCAGAGGGCATCACGCTGAGATTGGAGGTATAACTCCTGGAAGTATGCCTCCTTTTTCCAAGGCTATATGGGAAGAAGGAGCAGCAATAAAGGCATTTAAGCTTGTAGAGAAGGGAATTTTCCAGGAAGAAGGAATCAACAAACTTCTCAAGTTCCCAGGCACTGATGGTTCAGCTTACAACATACCTGGAACACGAAGACTTCAAGATAATCTATCAGATCTTCATGCTCAAGTTGCTGCAAATCAAAGGGGAATATCCCTTATTAAGGAGCTCATTGAGCAGTATGGCTTGGAGACTGTCCAGGCTTATATGAGTTATGTGCAGCATAATGCAGAGGAAGCAGTGAGAGAAATGCTCAAGTCTATTGCATCCAGTGTCGTCTCCGAGTCAACCAAGTCTAAGGAGGGAGATTCAGTGACcattgaagaggaagattacATGGATGATGGGTCTGTTATACACCTAAAACTCACTATTGATGGTAAGAAAGGTGAAGcgttttttgatttttctgggACAAGCCCAGAAGTTTGTGGTAATTGGAATGCACCAGAAGCAGTCACTGCTGCAGCAGTCATTTACTGCCTACGCTGTTTGGTGAATGTTGACATTCCTCTTAATCAAGGCTGCTTGGCACCTGTGAAAATATACATTCCTCCTGGTTCATTTCTGTCTCCAAGTGACAAAGCTGCGGTTGTGGGTGGGAATGTCCTAACATCTCAAAGAGTAACTGATGTTATACTTGCTGCATTTCAGGCATGTGCTTGTTCTCAAGGTTGTATGAACAACTTAACCTTTGGGGATGATACTTTCGGCTACTATGAGACAATTGGAGGTGGAAGTGGAGCTGGCGCCAGTTGGGATGGAACCAGTGGAGTCCAGTGTCATATGACCAATACTCGCATGACTGATCCGGAGATTTTTGAGCAAAGATATCCAGTTTTTCTGCATCAGTTTGGATTGAGAGAAAATAGCGGTGGTGCAGGATTGCATAGAGGAGGTGATGGTCTCGTCAGGGAGATTGAATTTCGACGTCCTGTTGTCATGAGCATCCTTTCAGAAAGGCGTGTACATGCCCCTAGGGGTTTGAAGGGAGGAAAAGATGGGGCTCGGGGTGCAAACTTCCTCGTTACAAAAGATAAACGGAGGGTATTTCTTGGAGGGAAAAATACAGTCCAGGTTCATGCTGGCGAAATTCTTCAGATTTTTACTCCTGGCGGTGGTGGATGGGGTTCAGTTTGA
- the LOC113708654 gene encoding 5-oxoprolinase 1 isoform X1, with translation MNLLENCYLFTYSTVLSAKLPLMNISGSKFKNATLLSFGCSCWNIPTFERLTMGSVAREKLRFCIDRGGTFTDVYAEIPGHSEGRVMKLLSVDPSNYDDAPVEGIRRILEEYTGEKLSRSSKVPTDKIEWIRMGTTVATNALLERKGERIALCVTQGFRDLLQIGNQARPNIFDLTVSKPSNLYEEVIEVDERVELVPDDQKITPDSSAYIIKGISGELVKVTKPLNEEALRPLLESLLKKGISCLAVVLMHSYTYPDHEVFVERLALSLGFRHVSLSSALTPMVRAVPRGLTASVDAYLTPVIKEYLSGFMSKFDEGLGKLNVLFMQSDGGLAPESRFSGHKALLSGPAGGVVGYTQTLYGLETDKPLIGFDMGGTSTDVSRYAGNYEQVIETQIAGAIIQAPQLDINTVAAGGGSKLKFQFGAFRVGPESVGAHPGPVCYRKGGELAVTDANLILGYVIPNYFPSIFGPNEDQPLDINATRAAFEKLAKQINSYRKSQDSSAKDMTVEEIALGFVKVANETMCRPIRQLTEMKGHETSNHALACFGGAGPQHACAIARSLGMKEVLIHRFCGILSAYGMGLADVVEEAQEPYSAVYGPESLLEVSSREANLLKQVKQKLQEQGFREGNIKTEEYLNLRYEGTDTAIMVKSPVNEDGSRGDYAVEFVKLFQREYGFKLQNRNIHICDVRVRGIGVTNILKPRALDAAMRTPQVGGYYKVYFGDGWQDTPLLKLEELGCGHVIPGPAIIINGNSTVIVEPKCKALITKYGNIKIEIESTSAGNKASGNVADVVQLSIFNNRFMGIAEQMGRTLQRTSISTNIKERLDFSCALFGPDGGLVANAPHVPVHLGAMSSSVRWQLKYWGNDLHEGDVLVTNHPSAGGSHLPDITVITPVFDKEKLVFFVASRGHHAEIGGITPGSMPPFSKAIWEEGAAIKAFKLVEKGIFQEEGINKLLKFPGTDGSAYNIPGTRRLQDNLSDLHAQVAANQRGISLIKELIEQYGLETVQAYMSYVQHNAEEAVREMLKSIASSVVSESTKSKEGDSVTIEEEDYMDDGSVIHLKLTIDGKKGEAFFDFSGTSPEVCGNWNAPEAVTAAAVIYCLRCLVNVDIPLNQGCLAPVKIYIPPGSFLSPSDKAAVVGGNVLTSQRVTDVILAAFQACACSQGCMNNLTFGDDTFGYYETIGGGSGAGASWDGTSGVQCHMTNTRMTDPEIFEQRYPVFLHQFGLRENSGGAGLHRGGDGLVREIEFRRPVVMSILSERRVHAPRGLKGGKDGARGANFLVTKDKRRVFLGGKNTVQVHAGEILQIFTPGGGGWGSV, from the exons atgaatttattagAAAATTGCTACCTATTCACTTATTCTACAGTATTGAGTGCAAAGCTACCGTTAATGAATATTTCTGGTTCCAAGTTTAAGAATGCAACCTTATTGA GTTTTGGTTGTAGTTGCTGGAACATTCCTACTTTTGAGCGTTTGACAATGGGAAGCGTTGCCAGAGAGAAACTTAGGTTCTGCATTGACAGAGGTGGGACATTCACTGATGTTTATGCAGAAATTCCTGGACACTCTGAAGGCCGAGTTATGAAATTGTTGTCGGTTGATCCATCTAACTATGATGATGCTCCTGTTGAAGGAATTAGGAGGATACTGGAAGAATATACTGGGGAAAAACTTTCACGAAGCTCAAAAGTTCCCACAGATAAGATAGAGTGGATAAGAATGGGAACCACTGTAGCAACAAATGCTTTGTTGGAGAGAAAAGGGGAACGAATTGCGCTATGTGTCACTCAGGGCTTTCGGGATCTGCTGCAGATTGGCAACCAGGCCCGTCCCAATATCTTTGACCTCACTGTATCAAAACCTTCAAATCTTTATGAAGAGGTCATAGAAGTTGATGAGAGAGTTGAACTTGTGCCTGACGATCAGAAAATAACTCCAGATTCTTCTGCATATATAATTAAAGGCATTTCAGGCGAGCTTGTCAAGGTTACGAAGCCCCTAAATGAGGAAGCTCTAAGGCCTTTGCTCGAAAGTTTGTTGAAGAAAGGCATCAGTTGCTTAGCTGTTGTTTTAATGCATTCTTACACTTACCCTGACCATGAAGTTTTTGTGGAGCGGTTGGCTTTGAGTTTGGGTTTCAGGCATGTTTCCTTGTCATCTGCTTTGACTCCTATGGTTCGAGCTGTTCCTCGGGGTCTCACTGCCAGTGTGGATGCCTATCTTACTCCTGTTATTAAAGAGTATTTATCAGGATTTATGTCCAAATTTGATGAGGGTCTGGGGAAGTTGAATGTTTTGTTCATGCAATCAGATGGAGGACTTGCACCTGAAAGTAGATTTTCAGGCCACAAAGCACTTTTGTCAGGTCCTGCAGGTGGTGTAGTTGGCTACACACAAACTCTTTATGGGCTTGAAACAGATAAGCCGCTCATTGGTTTTGATATGGGTGGTACATCCACTGATGTAAGCCGATATGCTGGTAATTATGAGCAAGTCATCGAAACACAGATTGCTGGAGCAATAATCCAAGCACCTCAGCTTGACATAAACACTGTTGCTGCTGGCGGGGGATCTAAACTGAAGTTCCAATTTGGAGCTTTCAGAGTAGGACCAGAATCTGTGGGTGCACATCCAGGACCTGTTTGCTACAGGAAAGGTGGGGAGTTAGCTGTGACAGATGCAAATCTTATTCTGGGGTATGTGATTCCCAATTATTTCCcatcaatttttggtccaaatgaAGATCAGCCATTAGATATTAATGCAACTAGAGCTGCATTTGAGAAACTTGCAAAACAAATTAACTCGTACCGCAAGAGCCAGGATTCATCAGCAAAGGATATGACAGTGGAGGAGATTGCACTGGGATTTGTTAAGGTTGCCAATGAAACCATGTGCCGTCCAATACGGCAATTGACTGAGATGAAGGGCCATGAGACAAGTAACCATGCTCTTGCTTGTTTTGGAGGTGCTGGACCCCAGCATGCGTGTGCAATTGCTAGATCACTGGGTATGAAGGAAGTGCTTATTCACCGTTTCTGTGGGATTTTGAGTGCATATGGGATGGGGTTGGCAGATGTTGTAGAGGAGGCACAGGAGCCCTATTCTGCTGTTTATGGCCCTGAGTCCTTGCTGGAGGTCTCTAGCCGAGAAGCTAATTTGTTGAAGCAGGTAAAACAGAAATTGCAAGAGCAAGGATTTAGAGAGGGAAATATAAAAACAGAAGAATATCTCAATTTAAGGTATGAAGGGACCGATACTGCGATCATGGTAAAGAGCCCTGTTAATGAAGATGGATCGAGAGGTGATTATGCTGTTGAATTTGTTAAGTTATTCCAACGAGAATATGGATTTAAACTTCAAAACAGAAATATCCATATATGTGATGTAAGAGTTCGTGGTATTGGAGTCACCAATATATTGAAGCCACGGGCCCTGGATGCTGCCATGAGGACCCCTCAAGTTGGAGGTTACTACAAGGTTTATTTTGGTGATGGTTGGCAGGATACACCCTTGTTGAAACTTGAGGAGCTAGGCTGTGGCCATGTCATTCCTGGCCCAGCAATCATTATAAATGGCAATAGCACTGTGATTGTGGAGCCCAAGTGCAAGGCACTGATTACAAAGTATGGCAACATCAAAATTGAGATAGAATCAACTTCAGCTGGGAATAAAGCATCCGGAAATGTTGCAGATGTTGTGCAGCTGTCAATCTTCAATAACAGGTTTATGGGGATAGCTGAACAGATGGGACGGACACTACAGAGAACTTCCATCTCAACAAATATTAAGGAACGTCTAGATTTCTCCTGTGCTCTATTTGGTCCTGACGGGGGTCTTGTTGCGAACGCCCCTCATGTCCCTGTCCATTTGGGAGCTATGTCCAGCAGTGTCCGGTGGCAGTTGAAGTACTGGGGCAATGATTTGCACGAAGGAGATGTTCTGGTTACTAACCATCCTTCTGCTGGTGGTAGCCACCTACCTGATATTACTGTTATCACGCCTGTTTTTGACAAAGAGAAGTTGGTATTCTTTGTGGCAAGCAGAGGGCATCACGCTGAGATTGGAGGTATAACTCCTGGAAGTATGCCTCCTTTTTCCAAGGCTATATGGGAAGAAGGAGCAGCAATAAAGGCATTTAAGCTTGTAGAGAAGGGAATTTTCCAGGAAGAAGGAATCAACAAACTTCTCAAGTTCCCAGGCACTGATGGTTCAGCTTACAACATACCTGGAACACGAAGACTTCAAGATAATCTATCAGATCTTCATGCTCAAGTTGCTGCAAATCAAAGGGGAATATCCCTTATTAAGGAGCTCATTGAGCAGTATGGCTTGGAGACTGTCCAGGCTTATATGAGTTATGTGCAGCATAATGCAGAGGAAGCAGTGAGAGAAATGCTCAAGTCTATTGCATCCAGTGTCGTCTCCGAGTCAACCAAGTCTAAGGAGGGAGATTCAGTGACcattgaagaggaagattacATGGATGATGGGTCTGTTATACACCTAAAACTCACTATTGATGGTAAGAAAGGTGAAGcgttttttgatttttctgggACAAGCCCAGAAGTTTGTGGTAATTGGAATGCACCAGAAGCAGTCACTGCTGCAGCAGTCATTTACTGCCTACGCTGTTTGGTGAATGTTGACATTCCTCTTAATCAAGGCTGCTTGGCACCTGTGAAAATATACATTCCTCCTGGTTCATTTCTGTCTCCAAGTGACAAAGCTGCGGTTGTGGGTGGGAATGTCCTAACATCTCAAAGAGTAACTGATGTTATACTTGCTGCATTTCAGGCATGTGCTTGTTCTCAAGGTTGTATGAACAACTTAACCTTTGGGGATGATACTTTCGGCTACTATGAGACAATTGGAGGTGGAAGTGGAGCTGGCGCCAGTTGGGATGGAACCAGTGGAGTCCAGTGTCATATGACCAATACTCGCATGACTGATCCGGAGATTTTTGAGCAAAGATATCCAGTTTTTCTGCATCAGTTTGGATTGAGAGAAAATAGCGGTGGTGCAGGATTGCATAGAGGAGGTGATGGTCTCGTCAGGGAGATTGAATTTCGACGTCCTGTTGTCATGAGCATCCTTTCAGAAAGGCGTGTACATGCCCCTAGGGGTTTGAAGGGAGGAAAAGATGGGGCTCGGGGTGCAAACTTCCTCGTTACAAAAGATAAACGGAGGGTATTTCTTGGAGGGAAAAATACAGTCCAGGTTCATGCTGGCGAAATTCTTCAGATTTTTACTCCTGGCGGTGGTGGATGGGGTTCAGTTTGA